The following coding sequences are from one Pasteurellaceae bacterium RH1A window:
- a CDS encoding LysR family transcriptional regulator, whose translation MPNFNDLHTFIQIAQAGSFTLAAERLGVSKSALSHSIRNLETELAIRLFNRNTRRISLTDAGLQLFQHIQPLFTGIVQEVNALGDFHDNPKGLVRINCSDFVAQTLLYPKLRPFLLANRQIRVDIFCDNSLSDIIGQGFDFGVRMGESLNDEMIAVKISEPFEMITVASPDYLSQFGKPETLAELNSHITLAMRFTADQGNPVAWEFQQGDKVASYRPTPQFSHNLNNDLYQAALDGIGIAWLPRLTAQTALADGSLVELFPDWAMTYEPFYLYYPSRKGNSAVFRLVVDALKV comes from the coding sequence ATGCCCAACTTTAACGACCTCCACACCTTTATCCAAATCGCCCAAGCTGGCTCTTTCACCCTGGCCGCCGAGAGATTGGGCGTGTCCAAATCCGCCCTGTCCCACAGCATTCGCAACCTTGAAACTGAGCTGGCCATTCGGCTCTTTAACCGCAACACCCGCCGCATTTCGCTGACCGACGCAGGTTTGCAATTATTCCAACACATTCAACCGCTCTTTACCGGCATTGTGCAGGAAGTCAATGCCTTGGGCGATTTCCACGACAATCCCAAGGGCTTGGTGCGGATCAACTGCAGCGATTTTGTCGCCCAAACCCTGCTTTACCCCAAACTCCGCCCCTTCTTGCTGGCCAATCGGCAGATTCGGGTGGATATTTTCTGTGATAACAGTCTCAGCGACATCATCGGGCAAGGCTTTGATTTTGGGGTGAGAATGGGGGAGAGTTTGAATGATGAGATGATTGCGGTGAAGATTTCCGAGCCCTTTGAAATGATAACCGTCGCCAGCCCCGACTATCTGAGCCAATTCGGCAAACCCGAAACCCTAGCAGAACTAAACAGCCACATCACGCTGGCAATGCGGTTCACGGCTGATCAAGGCAACCCCGTGGCTTGGGAATTTCAGCAGGGGGACAAGGTAGCAAGCTACCGCCCCACCCCCCAGTTTAGCCATAATTTAAATAACGATCTCTACCAAGCCGCCCTAGACGGCATCGGCATCGCCTGGCTACCAAGACTCACCGCCCAAACCGCCTTGGCAGACGGCAGCCTAGTCGAACTATTTCCCGACTGGGCAATGACCTACGAGCCTTTTTATCTCTATTACCCAAGTAGAAAGGGGAATTCAGCGGTATTTAGGTTGGTGGTGGATGCATTAAAGGTGTAG
- a CDS encoding AAA family ATPase: MLLKTDLAKTILNQGEHLLTQQTYPRKMLEKIRILPNFALVVSGIRRSGKSTLLSQLIDKQSENTYLFLNFDTPQLFNFEFDDFVLLDEIIEENPQIQILYFDEIQIIEGWEVYVRGKLDQGYQVVVTGSNASLLSRELGTKLTGRHISRELFPFSFVEFCEFLHKEKNADTVTDYLHLGGFPQYLQLQEDEILTSLINDILYRDIIVRFGIRDERSMKRLLLFLAGNVGNLITAGKLKQSIEVKSTSTVLEYLSHLEQAYVIQLLPKFSYSYKTQLANPRKVYFIDNGLQRVISPSFNQDRGRKLENAVFWELRRQFSELYYYNENNKECDFVVCQNNQPVQLIQVCWQLNAENMARERDGLLDAMAYFKLDKGLIISLDQEDKMIVDGKTIEVMPFCRVFGDG, translated from the coding sequence ATGCTCCTAAAAACAGACCTTGCCAAAACGATTTTAAACCAAGGTGAACATTTGCTTACCCAGCAAACCTATCCTCGTAAAATGCTAGAAAAGATCAGGATCTTGCCTAATTTTGCTTTGGTTGTTTCAGGTATTCGTCGCAGTGGCAAAAGCACCTTATTAAGCCAACTGATTGATAAACAATCAGAAAATACCTACCTCTTTCTTAACTTTGATACCCCACAGCTGTTTAATTTTGAGTTTGATGATTTTGTTTTGTTAGACGAAATTATTGAAGAAAACCCACAAATCCAAATCCTGTACTTTGATGAAATTCAGATTATTGAAGGTTGGGAAGTTTATGTGCGGGGTAAGCTGGATCAGGGCTATCAAGTGGTAGTGACAGGCTCAAATGCGTCTTTGCTCAGCCGTGAACTGGGCACAAAATTAACAGGGCGACACATCAGCCGTGAGCTTTTCCCCTTCTCTTTTGTTGAATTTTGCGAGTTTCTCCACAAGGAAAAAAATGCCGATACTGTGACGGACTATTTACATCTAGGCGGTTTTCCACAATACCTGCAACTTCAAGAAGATGAAATTTTAACCAGTCTCATTAACGATATTTTGTATCGGGATATTATCGTGCGTTTCGGTATTCGTGATGAACGCTCGATGAAACGTCTCCTGCTTTTTTTGGCTGGCAATGTGGGTAACTTGATTACGGCTGGCAAGCTTAAACAGAGTATTGAAGTGAAAAGTACCTCCACCGTGTTGGAATATCTGTCCCATTTGGAACAAGCCTATGTGATTCAGCTGTTACCCAAATTTTCCTATTCCTACAAAACCCAATTGGCCAATCCACGCAAGGTCTATTTTATCGACAACGGTTTACAACGTGTGATTAGCCCTTCTTTCAATCAAGATCGGGGCAGAAAACTGGAAAATGCGGTATTTTGGGAACTTAGACGGCAATTTTCAGAGCTTTATTATTACAACGAAAATAATAAAGAATGTGATTTTGTGGTCTGTCAAAACAATCAACCTGTGCAACTTATCCAAGTGTGCTGGCAACTCAATGCCGAAAATATGGCTCGTGAACGAGATGGTTTGTTAGATGCAATGGCATATTTTAAACTGGATAAGGGGCTGATCATTAGCCTTGATCAGGAAGATAAAATGATAGTGGATGGAAAAACTATTGAGGTTATGCCATTTTGTAGGGTGTTTGGAGATGGTTAG
- a CDS encoding porin has protein sequence MKKTLVALALVAATSAQAYTFDIEETGTKIDFSGSVRLKWESTSNKTTNLQNGNVTRRHVNEAVDNNGSRFGFRITQNLANDFYALGRVEWRFRGKDNRGVDARSQHNFDHLYTHQLFAGIGHKQYGELTYGNMTVITDEVKQTDLPNTYSLSDGLLEFAARRAVQYVYRGVEGLKVGGYYAGASKRGDNGLDLSNKRKDVWGLAAIYNWKLDDLQRIKLASGISRERFEQPNSTYSITAYGLGTAYTFDKTTLGLDLERRVTKDQGAVGNKRTEHEVRTVVYQKLTKDWNAYTMYAYKVNKFDGVTADDTKRTRHQFMLGTEYFVYNRGSLKLKPFVEWQATRTKDETNGVKTSKSRDYKTLVGLRAYW, from the coding sequence ATGAAAAAAACACTCGTGGCCTTAGCCCTTGTTGCAGCAACGTCTGCGCAAGCCTACACCTTTGATATCGAAGAAACTGGCACCAAAATTGACTTCTCTGGTTCAGTACGTCTTAAATGGGAAAGCACTTCAAATAAAACCACCAATCTTCAAAATGGCAATGTGACCCGCCGACACGTCAACGAAGCCGTAGATAACAACGGCTCCCGTTTTGGCTTCCGCATCACCCAAAATCTGGCCAACGATTTCTACGCCCTAGGCCGTGTGGAATGGCGTTTCCGTGGTAAAGATAATCGTGGTGTAGATGCTCGTTCTCAGCATAATTTTGATCACCTTTACACCCACCAACTTTTTGCCGGTATCGGCCATAAGCAATACGGTGAACTGACCTACGGTAACATGACCGTGATTACCGATGAGGTCAAACAAACCGACCTACCAAACACCTACAGCCTCAGCGATGGCCTCTTGGAATTTGCTGCCCGCCGTGCCGTGCAATATGTGTACAGAGGTGTTGAAGGCTTGAAAGTGGGTGGTTACTACGCTGGCGCCAGCAAGCGTGGCGACAATGGCTTAGATTTAAGCAACAAACGTAAAGACGTATGGGGTTTAGCTGCCATTTATAACTGGAAGTTAGACGATCTCCAACGTATTAAGCTTGCTTCAGGTATCAGCCGTGAACGCTTTGAGCAGCCTAACAGCACCTACAGCATCACAGCCTACGGCCTTGGCACTGCCTACACCTTCGATAAAACCACCCTAGGCTTAGACCTTGAGCGCCGTGTGACCAAGGATCAGGGTGCGGTGGGTAACAAACGCACTGAACACGAGGTGCGTACAGTGGTTTATCAAAAACTGACCAAGGACTGGAATGCCTACACTATGTATGCCTACAAGGTGAACAAGTTTGATGGCGTGACAGCAGATGATACCAAACGCACCAGACACCAATTTATGCTGGGTACGGAATACTTCGTTTATAACCGAGGCTCGCTCAAGCTCAAACCATTCGTAGAATGGCAGGCCACCCGCACCAAAGACGAAACCAATGGCGTAAAAACCAGCAAATCTCGTGACTACAAAACCCTCGTAGGCTTGCGTGCCTACTGGTAG
- a CDS encoding DNA polymerase III subunit delta' — protein MISYPWHQPTYQQLTASFKAGHGHHAQLFKTEAGLGTSLLIQAFANWLLCQDKQGNQPCGQCKSCLLQAAGNHPDFHLLESVEGKDIGIDQIRDTTAKLQQFAQQGGNSVVYIRHAEKLNEASSNALLKSLEEPKPNTYFLLEVPLQTPMMATIQSRCQTWLLQAPYPLQALEWLETEFPQTSFEDLSTALRLSRNRPLICKDWLEKDRLQARKTFLQTFWRFYKSRDLLLLFKAFDSEKEQIFQQLEWLQSFFADALKAQLGIGQDHWLNPDLAKGIIPFSQGLSAQALLKGQNLLQQTASHLAQINAVNSELMLLDCLSKLIFIFEGQDEPR, from the coding sequence ATGATATCCTACCCTTGGCACCAACCAACCTACCAGCAACTGACCGCCTCTTTTAAGGCAGGCCATGGCCACCATGCCCAGCTTTTTAAAACGGAAGCGGGCTTGGGGACTTCTCTGCTTATTCAGGCCTTTGCCAACTGGCTGCTCTGCCAGGATAAACAGGGCAATCAGCCCTGCGGCCAGTGTAAGAGCTGTTTGCTGCAAGCGGCCGGCAACCACCCTGATTTTCATCTGCTGGAATCAGTGGAAGGTAAGGACATCGGCATTGACCAGATCCGTGACACCACGGCCAAGCTGCAACAATTTGCCCAGCAGGGCGGCAACAGCGTGGTTTATATCCGCCATGCCGAAAAACTCAATGAGGCCAGCAGCAATGCCCTGCTCAAGAGTTTAGAAGAACCCAAGCCCAATACCTACTTCTTGCTGGAAGTGCCCCTGCAAACCCCCATGATGGCCACCATTCAAAGCCGCTGCCAAACCTGGCTCTTGCAGGCGCCCTACCCGCTCCAGGCCCTAGAATGGCTGGAGACAGAATTTCCGCAAACCAGCTTTGAAGATCTCTCCACTGCCCTGCGTTTAAGCCGCAACCGCCCGCTTATTTGCAAGGATTGGCTGGAAAAAGACCGCTTACAGGCCCGCAAAACCTTCCTGCAAACCTTTTGGCGTTTTTATAAAAGCCGTGATCTGCTCCTCCTGTTCAAGGCCTTTGACAGCGAAAAAGAGCAGATTTTTCAACAACTTGAATGGCTGCAATCCTTTTTTGCCGATGCCCTTAAGGCCCAACTCGGCATTGGCCAAGATCACTGGCTCAACCCTGACTTAGCCAAGGGAATTATCCCCTTTAGCCAAGGCCTGAGCGCTCAAGCCCTGCTCAAGGGGCAAAACCTCTTACAGCAAACCGCAAGCCATCTCGCCCAGATCAATGCCGTCAATAGCGAGTTGATGCTGCTAGACTGCCTGAGCAAACTGATTTTTATTTTTGAAGGACAAGATGAACCAAGATAA
- a CDS encoding ATPase encodes MNQDKHQIEDLMAIFNRCFGESHNTRLERGGDYPIYLPAFIDEGNQPSARPYNVILFAHGYYSSALHEIAHWLVAGEARRKLEDFGYWYEPDGRSAERQREFESVEVKPQALEWVLATAANFRYFASADNLTGDAGDNSAFKAAVYDQVKIYAERGYLPKRAEQLRQALCEFYGTENKIDLEKFDLGKI; translated from the coding sequence ATGAACCAAGATAAGCACCAAATCGAAGACCTGATGGCCATTTTTAACCGCTGCTTTGGCGAAAGCCACAACACTCGGCTGGAGCGAGGCGGCGACTACCCCATCTACTTACCCGCCTTTATAGACGAAGGCAACCAGCCCAGCGCCCGGCCTTATAACGTAATTCTTTTCGCCCACGGCTACTACAGCAGCGCCCTGCACGAAATCGCCCACTGGCTGGTGGCCGGCGAAGCCCGCCGCAAGCTGGAGGATTTTGGCTACTGGTATGAACCCGACGGCCGCTCGGCTGAACGCCAGCGGGAATTTGAAAGCGTGGAAGTTAAGCCCCAAGCCCTTGAATGGGTGCTGGCCACAGCCGCCAACTTCCGCTACTTTGCCAGTGCGGATAACTTAACAGGTGATGCAGGCGATAATTCCGCCTTTAAGGCGGCTGTGTATGACCAGGTTAAGATCTATGCCGAGCGTGGCTATCTGCCCAAGCGGGCTGAACAACTCCGCCAGGCCCTGTGTGAATTTTATGGCACGGAAAATAAGATTGATTTAGAGAAGTTTGATTTAGGGAAGATATAG
- a CDS encoding octaprenyl diphosphate synthase produces the protein MTTQLTIDQIQALSADDMQAVNQEILAQLNSEVPLINQLGYYIISGGGKRIRPMIAVLAARALGYTGSAHINCAAFIEFVHTATLLHDDVVDESDKRRGRDTANAVFGNAASVLVGDFIYTRSFQMMTNTNNLEVLKIMSAATNVLAEGEVQQLINCNDPNTTEASYMMVIYSKTARLFEAATQCSAILAGGNAAQIEALKDYGRYLGTAFQLIDDILDYSAEAEKLGKNPGDDLAEGKPTLPLLHAMREGDEVQAKLIREAIEQGGKREALEEILAIMAQHKSLDYAMQMAKAEAQKAVDAIAILPESDYKQALISLAYLSVDRNY, from the coding sequence ATGACAACACAACTGACCATCGACCAAATTCAAGCCCTGTCGGCAGACGATATGCAGGCAGTCAATCAAGAAATCCTGGCTCAACTCAATTCCGAAGTGCCGCTCATTAACCAACTGGGTTATTACATCATCAGCGGTGGCGGCAAACGTATTCGGCCTATGATTGCGGTGCTGGCCGCCCGAGCCTTGGGCTACACGGGTTCAGCCCACATCAACTGTGCGGCCTTTATTGAGTTTGTGCATACAGCCACTCTTTTGCATGATGATGTGGTGGACGAGTCCGACAAACGCCGTGGGCGGGACACGGCCAATGCGGTCTTTGGTAATGCGGCCAGTGTTTTGGTGGGAGACTTTATCTACACCCGCTCCTTCCAGATGATGACCAACACCAACAATCTTGAGGTGCTGAAAATCATGTCGGCGGCCACCAATGTCTTGGCCGAGGGCGAGGTTCAGCAGCTCATTAACTGTAACGACCCAAATACCACTGAAGCCTCTTATATGATGGTTATCTACAGCAAGACGGCCCGCCTCTTTGAAGCGGCGACCCAGTGTTCAGCCATTCTAGCAGGCGGAAATGCGGCACAAATTGAAGCCCTGAAAGACTACGGCCGCTACTTGGGCACAGCCTTCCAGCTTATTGATGATATTTTGGACTACAGTGCCGAAGCCGAAAAATTGGGCAAGAACCCAGGTGATGACCTGGCTGAAGGCAAGCCAACCCTGCCACTCCTGCACGCCATGCGGGAGGGAGATGAAGTTCAAGCCAAACTCATTCGTGAAGCCATTGAACAAGGTGGAAAACGTGAGGCCTTGGAGGAAATTTTAGCCATTATGGCCCAGCATAAGTCGCTGGATTACGCCATGCAAATGGCCAAGGCGGAGGCTCAAAAAGCGGTGGACGCCATTGCTATTCTGCCTGAATCCGACTATAAACAGGCCTTGATTTCACTGGCTTATTTGTCGGTGGATAGAAATTATTAG
- a CDS encoding thiamine ABC transporter, ATP-binding protein encodes MIDLKLEFDYPEMPMFFDLQVKQGERIGVIGESGAGKSTLLNLIAGFEEANRGSLLLNGQDHFRTQPHERPVAMLFQDNNLFPHLTVEQNIGLALASSLRLNTAQKAQVAQIAQQMGIADLLKRPAHQLSGGQKQRAALARTLLQDKPILLLDEPFSALDPDRRAELLDLVEQICQARNLTLLMVTHQIEETKGLFNRILTVTSGRISA; translated from the coding sequence ATGATCGACCTCAAGCTTGAATTTGACTACCCTGAAATGCCCATGTTCTTTGATTTACAGGTCAAGCAGGGCGAAAGAATAGGTGTGATTGGTGAAAGTGGAGCGGGCAAGAGTACCCTGCTCAACCTGATTGCTGGCTTTGAGGAGGCCAACCGAGGCAGCCTTCTCCTCAATGGCCAGGATCACTTCCGCACCCAGCCCCATGAGCGGCCTGTGGCCATGCTTTTTCAAGACAATAATCTCTTTCCTCATTTAACAGTGGAGCAGAACATCGGCCTGGCTCTAGCCTCCAGTTTAAGGCTCAATACCGCTCAAAAAGCACAAGTGGCACAAATTGCCCAGCAGATGGGCATTGCCGATCTGCTCAAACGCCCAGCCCACCAGCTTTCAGGCGGACAAAAACAACGGGCAGCCCTGGCCCGCACCCTCTTGCAAGATAAGCCCATTTTGCTGCTAGATGAGCCTTTTTCGGCGCTTGATCCCGACAGAAGGGCAGAATTACTGGACTTGGTTGAGCAAATCTGCCAGGCCCGCAACCTCACCCTCTTAATGGTCACCCACCAAATTGAAGAAACCAAGGGGCTGTTTAACCGTATTTTAACCGTAACAAGCGGGCGGATTTCGGCGTAA
- a CDS encoding thiamine/thiamine pyrophosphate ABC transporter permease ThiP produces MLRKLTQTSAWAVYSIIVLLYVFSLWALFDQSQASPWRLADSLFIIEHSLWQAGLSALGSTVCGLLLARAFFYLHFWGKDWLYKVMSFACALPSLVAIFAVIGVWGNAGWLAKTFQFFGLDWHFQLYGLQGILIAHFFLNIPLVAKYCLTGLRLIPSNHHRLAAQLNLRHWHYFKQVELPALKGILPYAFATVFLICFTSFPIVLMLGGGPKYSTLEVAIYQAVTFEFDLHKAVMLIGLQVLIGLVLQIVMDLTTRYAFSKQQTSANQEIWTAKPTGWGKWGLQAVLILHIFAILLPLASVLWEGLSVSHLGERLQNPELWKAALFSLLLSLIASFSVILMVYLIALEARQLAFKGQKLKQSILAGVVTYPLILPIFLLAVGLFMLLMEVELSTVQLLFLVGICNGITLLPFIYRLIFSAMWNSLVSHDKLAKSLGLTGFKRWWIVEKKALIRPLANAFALAMSFSLGSFAVIAFFGSPDFSSLPYLLYQQLGSYRTEDAAVTALVLMAFALLPFLFIEQKENLK; encoded by the coding sequence ATGCTTAGAAAACTGACACAAACCTCCGCCTGGGCGGTCTATTCCATTATCGTCCTGCTCTATGTCTTTAGCCTTTGGGCGCTTTTTGACCAAAGTCAGGCCAGCCCTTGGCGTTTGGCTGATAGCCTCTTTATTATTGAGCATAGCCTCTGGCAGGCAGGCTTGTCGGCCCTGGGTTCAACGGTTTGTGGCCTGCTGCTGGCCCGTGCTTTTTTCTATCTTCACTTTTGGGGTAAGGACTGGCTCTATAAGGTTATGAGCTTTGCCTGCGCCCTGCCTTCTCTGGTGGCCATTTTTGCGGTAATTGGGGTTTGGGGCAATGCGGGCTGGCTGGCCAAGACTTTTCAATTTTTCGGCCTAGACTGGCACTTTCAGCTCTATGGCCTCCAGGGCATTCTGATTGCCCATTTCTTCCTTAATATCCCTCTAGTGGCCAAGTATTGCTTGACTGGGCTCAGGCTGATCCCGAGCAACCACCACCGCCTGGCGGCCCAGCTCAATTTAAGGCACTGGCACTACTTCAAGCAGGTGGAACTGCCTGCCCTCAAGGGCATATTGCCCTACGCCTTTGCCACGGTTTTCCTCATTTGTTTTACCAGTTTCCCTATTGTCCTTATGCTAGGCGGTGGGCCCAAATACAGCACTTTAGAAGTAGCCATTTATCAGGCTGTGACCTTTGAGTTTGACCTACACAAGGCAGTGATGTTGATTGGTTTGCAGGTTTTAATCGGCCTTGTCTTGCAAATCGTGATGGACTTGACCACCCGCTATGCCTTTTCCAAACAGCAAACCAGCGCCAATCAGGAAATCTGGACGGCCAAGCCCACAGGCTGGGGTAAATGGGGCCTACAAGCGGTGCTAATTTTGCATATTTTTGCAATTTTATTGCCGCTTGCCAGTGTCCTTTGGGAGGGCTTGAGCGTGTCGCACTTAGGCGAGCGGCTGCAAAACCCTGAATTGTGGAAAGCCGCCCTTTTCTCGCTACTTCTGAGCTTAATCGCCTCTTTTAGCGTTATTTTAATGGTCTATCTCATCGCCCTTGAGGCCCGCCAATTAGCCTTTAAGGGGCAGAAACTCAAGCAGAGTATCTTGGCTGGCGTGGTCACTTACCCGCTCATCTTGCCCATCTTCCTCTTGGCTGTGGGGCTTTTTATGCTCTTGATGGAGGTTGAACTTTCCACGGTCCAACTCCTCTTTTTGGTAGGCATCTGCAATGGCATCACGCTGTTGCCCTTTATCTACCGCCTGATTTTCTCAGCCATGTGGAACAGCCTAGTCAGTCACGATAAGTTAGCCAAGAGCCTGGGGCTGACAGGCTTCAAGCGCTGGTGGATTGTGGAAAAAAAGGCCCTGATTCGCCCGCTTGCCAACGCCTTTGCCCTGGCCATGTCCTTTAGCCTGGGCAGCTTTGCGGTGATTGCCTTTTTCGGCAGCCCTGATTTTAGCTCCCTGCCTTACCTGCTTTATCAGCAGCTAGGATCCTACCGCACCGAAGATGCGGCGGTCACGGCCCTGGTGCTTATGGCCTTCGCCCTACTGCCCTTCCTATTTATTGAACAAAAAGAGAACCTGAAATGA
- a CDS encoding lactate permease has product MALFLSIFPIVLLIYLMVKRNAMPSYIALPLIAALVYVIQLTYFGGEFVLLNANVVSGIISVLTPITVIFGAILFNRMMEVSGAMNVLRAWLGNINPNPVAQIMIISWAFAFMIEGASGFGTPAAIAAPILVGLGFHPLKVAMVALVMNSVPVSFGAVGTPTWFGFGPLLQDGSLTDGQILEIGSMTALIHAFAALLVPVMALRFLVSWEDIRKNIVFIYISIFSCVIPYILLAQVNYEFPSLVGGAIGLFISVGVANKGIGLATAHGDLQGEKVTNAQITKALLPTGILIGLLIITRIQQLPFKAMMNDATPMIQASLGYLGSFEISKGLVFSLKGIFETGVGSSYKLLYVPALIPFVVTVLISVPLFALSGAKTADIFGTSLKQVKKPFFALVGALIMVNVMLIGGADSMVQTIGRGLASATGEYWTLFSSLLGAIGAFFSGSNTVSNLTFGAVQYSAATATGLSVTLILALQSVGGAMGNMVCINNIIAVSTVLGIENKEGEIIKKTIVPMTVYAIIAALVALFIIPLFY; this is encoded by the coding sequence ATGGCACTATTTTTAAGTATCTTCCCCATCGTTTTACTAATTTATTTGATGGTAAAACGCAACGCAATGCCTTCCTACATTGCGCTTCCTTTGATTGCAGCACTGGTCTATGTGATTCAGCTGACCTACTTCGGTGGCGAGTTTGTCTTACTTAACGCCAACGTGGTGTCAGGCATTATTTCCGTGCTTACCCCAATTACCGTTATCTTCGGTGCGATTTTATTCAACCGTATGATGGAAGTATCGGGTGCCATGAACGTCTTACGTGCCTGGTTGGGTAACATTAACCCGAATCCAGTGGCTCAAATTATGATCATCTCCTGGGCCTTTGCCTTTATGATTGAAGGTGCCAGTGGTTTTGGTACACCAGCGGCTATCGCTGCCCCAATCTTGGTTGGTCTCGGCTTCCACCCACTTAAGGTGGCCATGGTTGCCCTGGTGATGAACTCTGTGCCGGTTTCCTTCGGTGCGGTGGGTACGCCAACCTGGTTCGGTTTCGGCCCGCTCTTACAAGACGGCTCTTTAACCGATGGTCAAATCCTTGAGATCGGTTCTATGACCGCCCTTATCCACGCCTTTGCCGCCCTCCTGGTGCCTGTGATGGCCCTACGCTTCTTGGTTAGCTGGGAAGATATTCGTAAAAACATCGTCTTTATCTACATCAGTATCTTCTCTTGCGTGATTCCATACATCTTACTTGCCCAAGTAAACTATGAGTTCCCGTCCCTCGTGGGTGGTGCGATTGGTCTTTTCATCTCTGTTGGTGTGGCCAATAAAGGAATTGGTTTAGCGACCGCTCACGGCGATTTACAGGGCGAGAAAGTCACCAATGCTCAAATCACCAAGGCCTTATTACCAACGGGTATCTTAATTGGTCTTTTGATCATCACCCGTATCCAACAGTTGCCATTCAAGGCTATGATGAACGATGCGACCCCGATGATCCAGGCTTCTCTAGGTTATTTAGGTTCATTTGAAATCAGTAAAGGCTTGGTCTTCAGCCTCAAGGGCATTTTTGAAACGGGTGTCGGCTCAAGCTATAAACTCCTTTATGTGCCAGCCCTCATCCCATTCGTGGTAACGGTCTTAATTTCTGTGCCCCTCTTCGCCCTTTCAGGTGCCAAAACAGCGGACATCTTCGGTACCAGCTTGAAACAGGTGAAAAAACCCTTCTTCGCCTTGGTCGGTGCCTTGATTATGGTGAACGTGATGTTAATCGGCGGTGCAGACTCTATGGTACAAACCATCGGCCGTGGCCTAGCCTCTGCCACAGGTGAATACTGGACACTGTTCTCATCGCTCCTAGGTGCAATCGGTGCCTTCTTCTCAGGCTCTAACACCGTATCTAACCTAACCTTCGGTGCAGTACAATACTCTGCGGCCACTGCAACAGGCTTATCTGTAACCCTCATTCTTGCCCTCCAATCTGTGGGTGGTGCAATGGGTAACATGGTTTGTATCAACAACATCATTGCGGTAAGCACTGTATTAGGCATTGAGAACAAAGAAGGTGAAATCATCAAGAAAACCATCGTACCGATGACGGTTTACGCTATCATCGCTGCCTTAGTTGCCTTGTTCATCATCCCATTGTTCTACTAA
- a CDS encoding lactate utilization protein B/C, which yields MTAQNFEQNRSQFLEKLAKKMGRPLQTVPAAFDNPVNNHPQTRLTDRTPERLVEEFMETAKTMLVDVNVASEAEAAAKMVELCEKYGGGAIVLNKDERLEALGITQAVTAKFDSHVWSPETAEENLAKSEKANIGIVFAEYGLTETGGIALFSDKDRGRSVSLLPEKSIVVVRKSTVLPRVAQLATVLHQKAQAGERMPSCVNIISGPSATADIELIKVVGVHGPVQKIYLVIDDLA from the coding sequence ATGACAGCACAAAATTTTGAGCAAAACCGCAGCCAGTTCCTAGAAAAATTGGCCAAGAAAATGGGCCGCCCCTTGCAAACTGTGCCGGCTGCCTTTGACAATCCAGTTAATAACCACCCCCAAACCCGCCTAACCGACCGCACGCCTGAGCGTTTGGTCGAGGAGTTTATGGAAACCGCCAAAACTATGTTGGTGGATGTGAATGTAGCTTCTGAAGCCGAGGCCGCAGCCAAAATGGTCGAACTCTGTGAAAAATACGGCGGCGGTGCCATCGTGCTTAACAAGGACGAACGTTTAGAAGCCCTGGGCATTACCCAGGCCGTCACGGCCAAATTCGACAGCCACGTTTGGTCGCCAGAGACAGCAGAGGAAAATCTGGCTAAATCTGAAAAGGCCAATATCGGGATTGTCTTTGCCGAATATGGTTTAACAGAAACGGGCGGGATTGCCCTCTTTTCTGATAAGGATCGGGGCCGTTCGGTCAGTCTTCTGCCTGAAAAATCCATTGTCGTGGTACGCAAAAGCACGGTACTACCACGGGTAGCCCAGCTGGCAACGGTTTTACACCAAAAGGCCCAGGCTGGTGAGCGGATGCCATCTTGTGTCAATATCATCTCCGGCCCAAGTGCCACAGCCGATATTGAGCTGATTAAGGTGGTGGGCGTACACGGCCCGGTGCAGAAGATCTATTTGGTGATTGATGATCTAGCCTAG